AGGAGATCCCGCCCGGCTTCACGCACGCTCTCCTGCTGAAGGAGGGCACCGTCGAGGCCGTCGGACCGATCGACGAGGTCATCACCCCGCAGCACCTGTCGCGGGCGTTCGGCCTGGACCTCGAGGTGGAGCGGCACCGCGACCGCTTCGCCGCACGCGCGGCCGGCGCGCACGTCGGCGCCCGCGCGCACTGACGCTCCCTCCCGCCTCACCCTTTCCCACGGTGTCATCTTCTCCGCAACATGTCGTGACATCTCGCGGAGAAGATGACATCTCGCGGCGACGACGAAGCTCGGTGATAACGGGCGTTGGCGGCGTGGTATCACCCCTGGTATGGCCGTCAGCCGGGTAGGATCTGAGTGACACGCGCGGCCGTCGGTGCACGTCACAGACACGTGCAGCGGTCTGGAGCGAGGGGAGCGACGCATGGCCTGGCTCTGGTGGCTCGGCGCGGCGCTGGTGCTCGGCGTCATCGAGCTCGTCACCGTCGACCTGATCTTCCTCATGTTCGCCGGTGGCGCTGCCGCCGCCGCGGTGGTGGCCCTCATCGGGACGCCGCTGTGGGTGCAGGTGCTCGTGTTCGCCGTCGTCTCCGTGGTGCTGCTCTTCGGTGTGCGCCCCTGGGGCAAGCGTCTCCTCGAGCGCTCCACCCCCGACACGCTCACGAACGTCGCCGCCCATGTCGGACGTGAGGCGACCGTGCTCATCGACGTCACGGACCGGGCCGGTCGTGTCAAGCTCGTCGGCGAGGTCTGGACCGCCCGCGCGTCGCGGCCGGGTGTGGTGCTGCCCGCCGGGACCAGCGTCCGGGTGGTGCGGATCGACGGCGCGATCGCCGTCGTCGAGGCCACTGCCGACACCACGTTGTACCCCTGACCGCATCACGTCCGAAGGAGCACCATGACCGAGAGCGTCGGCAGCATCATCGCGGTGATCATCCTCGCCCTGCTCGCGGTCCTGGTGATCGTCGCCATCTACAAGGCTGTGCGGATCGTGCCGCAGGCGGTGGCGCTCATCGTCGAGCGGCTGGGCAAGTACCAGACCACCATGTACGCCGGCCTGCACTTCCTCATCCCGTTCGTGGACCGGGTCCGGGCCAGCGTGGACCTGCGCGAGCAGGTCGTCTCCTTCCCGCCGCAGCCGGTGATCACCTCCGACAACCTCGTCGTCAGCATCGACACCGTCATCTACTTCCAGGTCACCGAGCCGAAGTCGGCCACCTACGAGATCGCGAACTTCATCACCGGCATCGAGCAGCTCACCGTCACCACGCTGCGCAACGTCATCGGGTCGATGGACCTGGAGCAGACCCTGACCAGCCGCGACCAGATCAACGGCCAGCTGCGCGGGGTGCTGGACGAGGCGACCAGCCGGTGGGGCATCCGCGTGAACCGGGTCGAGCTCAAGGCGATCGACCCGCCCCCGTCCATCCAGGGCGCGATGGAGCAGCAGATGCGCGCGGAGCGTGACCGCCGTGCCGCGATCCTCACCGCCGAGGGCGTGAAGCAGTCCCAGATCCTCACCGCCGAGGGCGAGAAGCAGTCCGCCATCCTCCGGGCCGAAGGGCAGGCGCAGGCCGCGATCCTCCGGGCCCAGGGTGAGTCGCGGGCCATCCTGCAGGTCTTCGACGCCATCCACCGCGGCAACGCCGACCCGAAGCTGCTCGCGTACCAGTACCTGCAGACCCTGCCGAAGATCGCCGAGGGCAACTCGTCAAAGATGTGGATCATCCCGACCGAGTTCACCGCCGCCCTGACGTCCATCACCCGCGCGTTCGGCGGCGGCGGAGCCGACGGCGGCAACGGGGTGGACGATGGCGACCCCAACCCCGTGGTCGACTTCGGCCCTGGCGGCAGCGAGCTCGCGGAGGGGCTGCGCGACACCAGCCTGCAGGACCCCGACGAGGCGCTCGCCGAGGCCCGCGGGGAGGCCGAGCGTGCCACCTCCGAGGCCACCTCGGCCGGCACAGCCTCCGGGATGCCCTTCTCCCAGAGCGCCGAGCGGGGCCAGCACCCCGCAGAGGACGAGCCCAGCCGCGCCGAGCGGCGCCGCGCCTCCCGTGAACGCGTCGAGGATGCGATCGAGGACGGCGGCGAGCGGGCCCGCCGGGAGGCGCTGCGACGCGCCGAGGAGCGCGCGGGCCAGGACGACACCTCACGCTTCGCCCCGCCGCCCGGCGAGCAGACCGGGCCGACCGACGCCGGTGCCGACCCGGCACAGGGGCCCGACACGCCCCGGCAGTAGCGCCCGGCGTGGGCCGAACGGTGGGGGCCGTTCGCCCTGCGCGAGCGGACGCGCTACCGGGCACCATGCGCGCCTACGCTGGACCGCCGATGTTCTGGGGCGCGACGGAGGGTGATCGATGCTGCTGCGGGTCCTCAGGCTCTTCCTACGGCCCTACCGCGGCGCCGTCGCCGTGGTCGTGCTGCTCCAGGCCGCCGCGACCATCGCCGCGCTGTCGCTGCCCAGCCTGAACGCCGACATCATCGACCTCGGTGTGGTCACCGGTGACACCGGGTACATCCTTCGCACCGGCGCGCTGATGCTGGGCATCACCGCCGTGCAGATCGCCGCCTCGATCGTCGCGGTCTACATCGGGGCCCGTACCGCGATGTCGGTCGGCCGTGACCTGCGCTCGGCGCTGTTCGACCGCGTTCAGCAGTTCTCGCTCGAGGAGATGGGCCGGTTCGGGGCGCCGTCGCTGATCACCCGCACGACCAACGACGTCCAGCAGGTCCAGATGGTCACCCTGCTCACCTTCACCATCATGGTGATGGCCCCGATCATGATGGTCGGCGGCGTGGTGATGGCGCTGCGGCAGGACGTGGTGCTCTCCGGGCTGCTGGTCGTCATCGTGCCCGTCCTGGTCCTCGTCATGGGCCTTGCTGTCTGGCGTATGCGCCCGCTGTTCCGGCAGATGCAGGTGCGACTCGACCGGATCAACCGGGTGCTGCGCGAGCAGATCGCCGGCGTGCGGGTGGTCCGGTCGTTCAACCGGCAGGCCACCGAGCGGCAGCGGTTCGAAGGCGCGAACACCGAGCTGATGACCACCGCGCTCAGCGTCGGCCGGCTCATGGCCATGCTGTTCCCCGCCGTGATGCTGATCATCAACGTCTCCTCGGTCGCCGTGATCTGGTTCGGCGC
This window of the Georgenia yuyongxinii genome carries:
- a CDS encoding SPFH domain-containing protein; the protein is MTESVGSIIAVIILALLAVLVIVAIYKAVRIVPQAVALIVERLGKYQTTMYAGLHFLIPFVDRVRASVDLREQVVSFPPQPVITSDNLVVSIDTVIYFQVTEPKSATYEIANFITGIEQLTVTTLRNVIGSMDLEQTLTSRDQINGQLRGVLDEATSRWGIRVNRVELKAIDPPPSIQGAMEQQMRAERDRRAAILTAEGVKQSQILTAEGEKQSAILRAEGQAQAAILRAQGESRAILQVFDAIHRGNADPKLLAYQYLQTLPKIAEGNSSKMWIIPTEFTAALTSITRAFGGGGADGGNGVDDGDPNPVVDFGPGGSELAEGLRDTSLQDPDEALAEARGEAERATSEATSAGTASGMPFSQSAERGQHPAEDEPSRAERRRASRERVEDAIEDGGERARREALRRAEERAGQDDTSRFAPPPGEQTGPTDAGADPAQGPDTPRQ
- a CDS encoding NfeD family protein, which translates into the protein MAWLWWLGAALVLGVIELVTVDLIFLMFAGGAAAAAVVALIGTPLWVQVLVFAVVSVVLLFGVRPWGKRLLERSTPDTLTNVAAHVGREATVLIDVTDRAGRVKLVGEVWTARASRPGVVLPAGTSVRVVRIDGAIAVVEATADTTLYP